From the genome of Methylomonas sp. UP202, one region includes:
- the traD gene encoding conjugative transfer system coupling protein TraD (Members of this protein family are the putative conjugative coupling factor, TraD, as the term is used for the SXT and TOL plasmid systems.) → MKSDYDYQFPWRPIFEVYAISGWLGGAGLAYFTSRWSGLPREPFDWLMTACGMMACWRLSPALSLWYRKRRLRQFRFQYLDAEKLVTLVNRNPEALWFGWGFDWVQKHAQLAYEILKRDVSTLIPSDHQRMGSAWIHGLEVSESDIRQPLQHTAGHTLLVGTTGAGKTRAFDVLVTQAVLRGEAVIIIDPKGDKDLMACAKRACALAKRPDRFVYFHPAFPEDSVRLDPLHNFNRPSEIASRISAISPSESSNDPFKAFGQKSLDNVIQGLMVIEERPTLVKLRRYLEGGPSTLVIQALERYFDNNLGHWRQEARPYLKSAKDIDYKATGLVRFYREVVQYQLPNLDLEGLLSLFEHDRAHFSKMVASLIPIMNMLTSGSLGPLLSPNPNDVDDLRPITNTGHIIEKAQVAYIGLDSLSDGMVGSAIGSILLADLAAFAGDRYNYSVSDRPVNVFVDEASEVINDPFIQVLNKGRGAKIRLFIATQTFADFAARTGSQDKARQVLGNVNNLIALRIMDSETQQYITDNLPKTRLKYIMRTQGVATSATNPTVFSGNVGERLMEEEGDLFAPQLLGQLPDLHYIAKLSGGRIVKGRLPILRSAQDRQSA, encoded by the coding sequence ATGAAATCCGATTACGACTACCAGTTTCCCTGGCGGCCCATCTTCGAGGTGTATGCCATCTCGGGTTGGTTGGGCGGTGCCGGTTTGGCGTATTTCACCAGTCGTTGGTCGGGCTTGCCGCGTGAGCCGTTCGACTGGTTGATGACGGCGTGTGGAATGATGGCGTGTTGGCGGCTGTCACCGGCATTGAGTTTATGGTACCGCAAACGCCGGTTGCGGCAGTTTCGATTCCAATATCTGGATGCCGAGAAGCTTGTCACCCTGGTGAATCGTAACCCTGAAGCCTTGTGGTTCGGCTGGGGATTCGATTGGGTACAAAAGCATGCGCAATTGGCCTACGAGATTTTGAAACGGGATGTCTCGACATTAATACCCAGCGATCATCAACGCATGGGATCGGCCTGGATTCACGGCCTGGAAGTATCCGAAAGTGACATTCGCCAGCCCTTGCAGCATACCGCCGGCCATACGCTGCTGGTCGGTACTACCGGCGCCGGTAAAACCCGCGCCTTTGACGTGTTAGTGACACAAGCCGTGTTGCGCGGCGAAGCGGTGATCATCATCGATCCCAAAGGCGACAAGGATCTGATGGCCTGCGCCAAACGCGCCTGCGCCTTGGCCAAGCGCCCGGATCGCTTCGTATATTTCCACCCGGCGTTTCCGGAAGACAGCGTGCGACTTGATCCCTTGCACAATTTCAACCGGCCTTCGGAAATCGCCAGTCGCATCAGCGCCATTTCGCCCAGCGAAAGCAGTAACGATCCCTTCAAGGCGTTCGGTCAAAAATCACTGGATAACGTGATTCAGGGCTTGATGGTAATTGAGGAACGACCAACGCTAGTGAAATTGAGGCGTTACCTGGAAGGCGGTCCTTCGACACTGGTGATTCAAGCCCTGGAACGCTATTTCGACAACAACCTTGGCCATTGGCGACAAGAAGCGCGGCCTTACCTGAAAAGTGCTAAGGACATCGATTACAAGGCAACAGGATTAGTGCGATTTTACCGGGAGGTCGTGCAGTACCAATTGCCGAATCTGGATTTGGAAGGCTTGTTGTCCTTGTTCGAACATGACCGGGCGCATTTCAGCAAGATGGTCGCCTCCTTGATTCCGATCATGAACATGCTGACCTCGGGTTCCTTGGGCCCCTTGCTGTCACCGAATCCGAACGACGTAGATGACTTGCGGCCGATCACTAATACCGGTCACATCATCGAAAAAGCCCAGGTGGCTTACATTGGCTTGGACTCGTTATCGGATGGCATGGTGGGCAGTGCCATTGGCTCGATTCTGTTGGCTGACTTGGCGGCCTTCGCCGGCGATCGTTACAACTACAGTGTCTCGGACCGGCCGGTGAATGTGTTTGTCGACGAAGCGTCCGAAGTCATCAACGATCCCTTCATTCAGGTGTTGAATAAAGGCCGTGGCGCCAAGATTCGCCTGTTCATCGCCACGCAAACCTTTGCCGATTTTGCCGCCCGCACCGGTTCTCAGGACAAAGCCCGGCAAGTGCTGGGTAACGTCAATAACCTGATCGCGCTCAGGATCATGGACAGCGAAACTCAGCAGTACATCACCGACAACCTGCCGAAAACCCGGCTCAAATACATCATGCGCACCCAAGGCGTGGCCACCAGTGCCACCAATCCCACGGTGTTCTCCGGCAATGTCGGTGAGCGCTTGATGGAAGAAGAAGGCGATTTGTTTGCGCCGCAGTTGTTGGGGCAACTCCCCGACTTGCATTACATCGCCAAGTTATCCGGAGGCCGGATAGTCAAAGGTCGGTTGCCGATTCTGCGTTCTGCACAAGACCGCCAAAGCGCCTGA
- a CDS encoding DUF4400 domain-containing protein: MTRNLLFSLMLWLLEVILVASLVSDRWTRELQRAEDQMMIGYFGVDKESQISHTAQRWFDRFFVSTGIRESVFRYFIPTERERQMSKGFEDVGRNDLFPFIESRLNVLWDTIFQMIKRLTTACIWLPYLAAALLPFVVDGLVRRKISQTNFDYPSPMAHRYSLYLILGALYLLLVSLTLPFPILPQAVPVGVFAAAYAVNVLLANTQKRV; this comes from the coding sequence ATGACGCGCAATCTGTTGTTCAGCCTGATGCTTTGGCTACTGGAAGTGATTCTGGTGGCCAGTTTAGTGTCGGACCGTTGGACGCGTGAACTGCAGCGCGCCGAAGATCAAATGATGATCGGCTATTTTGGCGTCGATAAAGAATCTCAAATTAGCCACACCGCGCAACGCTGGTTCGATCGTTTTTTTGTCAGCACCGGTATCCGAGAAAGCGTGTTCCGCTACTTCATCCCGACCGAGCGCGAACGCCAGATGTCCAAAGGCTTCGAGGATGTGGGGCGCAACGATTTGTTTCCCTTTATCGAAAGCCGACTGAACGTGCTGTGGGACACGATCTTTCAAATGATCAAACGCCTGACCACGGCCTGCATCTGGTTACCGTACCTGGCCGCCGCCTTGTTGCCGTTTGTCGTCGACGGACTGGTGCGGCGCAAGATCAGTCAGACCAACTTCGATTACCCCAGTCCCATGGCGCATCGCTACAGCCTTTACCTGATTTTAGGAGCGCTGTATCTGTTGTTGGTCAGTTTGACCTTGCCGTTTCCGATTCTACCGCAAGCCGTCCCGGTAGGCGTCTTTGCCGCCGCCTATGCCGTCAACGTGCTGTTAGCCAATACGCAAAAGCGCGTATGA
- a CDS encoding efflux RND transporter permease subunit, translated as MNFSAWAIRKPVPSLLLFAVLSIMGGMGLKELGKQNFPDIEVPTITVAATLEGAAPAQLETEVARKIEDKIAAIGGVEHVRTTITDGSVSIKVEFNIDKNSEEALNQVRNAVDGARSELPSAMAAPIVSKTTTAGSAILTYVVSADNMDEAALSWFVDNDVSKRLLAVTGVGKVTRIGGVDREVHVDLDPVRMAGLGALVSEVATQLKKVQQDASGGRGDIGGGVQAVRTLGRVATAGELRNLDIPLANGSHIKLNQIADISDTIAERSTYATLDGRPVIGFDIVRNKGTSEVTVADAVRAALAEFAAANPQVQIREAFNTVQPVEDNFTGSMHLLYEGAFLAVIVVWWFLRDWRATLVAAVALPLSILPTFAAMWYFGFSLNILSLLALALVVGILVDDAIVEIENIVRHLRMGKTPLQAAMDAADEIGFAVIATTFTLVAVFLPTAFMGGVAGKFFRQFGMTAAAAVLASLLVARLLTPMMAAYLLKPHPERDSGDSVAMRAYLKAVDWCLSHRWVVGIGVVAFVAGSLSLMPLLPKGFVPAADNSQTKVSLELPPGSTLAQTRRIAAEAERRLRELPDVTQVFTADGVSSSGGGGPDAASTNYEVRKATLTLSLRDRAERPYNQATVEAAIREQLADLPGVRIAVGAGGSGEKLQLTLASDDPQALRRAADAVELELRQLHGLGNITSSASLQRPEIQITPDFGKAAELGVTVEALAEVVRVASYGDYSNVMAKLNLPQRQIPIRVRLAESVRHSLDEIGQLRVAGRGGSVSLATLADIRLAGGLQQIDRLDRMRNTTFEIELGERMVGDVLAEAMQLPAMQNLPAGVRTIESGDAQRMNELFGSFGGAMAIGVLCIYVVLVLLFGDFSQPVTILGALPLSLGGAFLALLITGGSFAMPSVIGLLMLMGVVTKNSILLVEYAMIARREHGLSRLDAVIDSCRKRVQPILMTTIAMGAGMLPIALGLGADPSFRAPMAITVIGGLLTSTALSLVVIPVVYTAIDDILSLAHRIVTLVRHWRSDGELKFNLCE; from the coding sequence ATGAATTTTTCCGCATGGGCTATCCGCAAACCGGTGCCCAGTCTATTGTTGTTCGCGGTGCTGTCGATTATGGGCGGCATGGGCCTTAAGGAATTAGGCAAACAAAACTTTCCGGACATCGAAGTGCCGACCATCACTGTCGCCGCCACCTTGGAAGGCGCGGCGCCGGCTCAGCTCGAAACCGAAGTGGCGCGCAAGATCGAGGACAAGATTGCCGCGATCGGTGGTGTCGAGCATGTACGCACCACCATCACTGACGGCTCGGTGTCGATCAAGGTCGAGTTCAACATCGATAAAAACTCCGAAGAGGCACTGAATCAGGTGCGCAACGCGGTCGACGGCGCCCGCTCGGAATTGCCGTCGGCGATGGCGGCGCCGATTGTCTCCAAGACTACGACGGCTGGCAGTGCGATATTGACTTACGTGGTCAGCGCCGACAACATGGACGAAGCAGCCTTGTCGTGGTTCGTCGATAACGACGTCAGCAAGCGGCTGTTGGCGGTGACTGGCGTCGGCAAGGTAACCCGTATCGGCGGTGTCGATCGCGAGGTGCACGTCGATCTGGACCCGGTGCGGATGGCGGGCTTGGGCGCGTTGGTCAGCGAGGTGGCGACGCAACTCAAAAAAGTACAGCAAGACGCGTCCGGCGGCCGCGGCGACATCGGCGGCGGTGTACAAGCAGTGCGCACCCTGGGCCGGGTAGCGACGGCCGGCGAACTGCGCAACCTGGACATTCCGCTGGCCAACGGCAGCCACATTAAATTGAACCAAATTGCCGACATCAGCGATACCATCGCCGAACGTTCCACCTACGCGACTTTGGACGGCCGGCCGGTGATTGGTTTCGACATCGTCCGCAACAAAGGCACCAGCGAAGTCACGGTGGCTGACGCGGTGCGCGCCGCGCTGGCCGAGTTTGCCGCCGCCAATCCGCAAGTGCAAATCCGCGAAGCCTTTAACACCGTCCAGCCGGTTGAAGACAATTTTACCGGTTCCATGCACTTGCTCTACGAAGGCGCCTTCCTGGCCGTCATTGTAGTCTGGTGGTTTTTGCGGGATTGGCGGGCGACGCTGGTTGCGGCGGTCGCCTTACCCTTATCCATTCTGCCGACCTTCGCGGCAATGTGGTATTTCGGTTTCAGCCTGAACATTCTGTCGCTGCTAGCCTTGGCCTTGGTGGTAGGGATCTTGGTGGACGATGCCATCGTCGAAATCGAAAACATCGTCCGCCACCTGCGGATGGGTAAGACGCCGCTGCAAGCGGCGATGGACGCGGCCGACGAGATCGGCTTCGCGGTGATCGCCACCACCTTTACTTTGGTCGCGGTGTTCTTGCCAACCGCGTTTATGGGTGGCGTAGCGGGCAAATTTTTTCGCCAATTCGGCATGACCGCCGCCGCGGCGGTACTGGCCTCGTTGTTGGTGGCGCGCTTGCTGACCCCGATGATGGCGGCCTATCTGCTGAAACCTCATCCGGAGCGCGATAGCGGCGACAGTGTGGCGATGCGCGCCTATCTTAAGGCGGTGGATTGGTGTCTGAGCCATCGCTGGGTGGTTGGCATAGGCGTAGTAGCGTTCGTGGCCGGATCGTTGAGCCTGATGCCTTTACTACCCAAGGGATTCGTGCCGGCGGCCGACAACAGTCAAACCAAGGTTTCGTTGGAATTACCGCCCGGCAGCACGCTAGCGCAAACCCGCCGCATCGCCGCCGAAGCCGAACGCCGCTTGCGCGAACTGCCGGACGTCACCCAAGTATTCACCGCGGACGGCGTATCCAGCAGTGGCGGCGGCGGTCCGGATGCCGCATCCACCAACTACGAGGTGCGTAAGGCCACCTTGACCTTGAGCCTGCGCGACCGCGCCGAGCGCCCGTATAATCAAGCCACGGTTGAAGCGGCGATTCGTGAGCAACTGGCCGATCTGCCCGGCGTGCGCATCGCCGTCGGTGCCGGCGGCAGCGGCGAAAAACTGCAATTGACCCTGGCCAGCGACGATCCGCAAGCCTTGCGCCGGGCCGCCGATGCGGTCGAGCTCGAGTTGCGCCAACTGCACGGTCTTGGAAATATTACTTCGAGCGCCAGCCTGCAACGCCCGGAGATTCAGATCACCCCTGATTTCGGCAAGGCCGCCGAATTGGGCGTCACGGTCGAGGCCTTGGCCGAGGTGGTCAGGGTCGCCAGTTACGGCGATTATTCCAACGTGATGGCCAAGCTGAATCTGCCGCAACGGCAAATTCCGATTCGGGTGCGGCTGGCAGAATCCGTGCGCCACAGCTTGGACGAAATCGGCCAACTGCGGGTGGCCGGACGCGGCGGCAGCGTCAGTTTGGCAACCTTGGCCGACATCCGCCTGGCCGGCGGCTTGCAGCAAATCGACCGGCTGGATCGGATGCGCAACACCACCTTCGAAATCGAGTTGGGCGAGCGCATGGTCGGCGACGTGTTGGCCGAGGCCATGCAATTACCGGCGATGCAAAACCTGCCGGCCGGAGTGCGGACGATAGAATCGGGCGATGCGCAACGGATGAACGAGTTGTTCGGCAGTTTCGGCGGCGCGATGGCGATAGGCGTGTTGTGCATCTATGTGGTGTTGGTGTTATTGTTCGGCGACTTCAGCCAACCGGTGACGATACTCGGCGCGCTGCCCTTGTCCTTGGGTGGGGCCTTTCTGGCCTTGCTGATAACCGGCGGCAGTTTCGCGATGCCGAGTGTGATCGGGCTGTTGATGCTGATGGGCGTCGTCACCAAAAACTCGATACTGCTGGTCGAATACGCGATGATCGCTCGCCGGGAGCACGGACTGAGTCGGCTGGATGCGGTGATCGACAGCTGCCGCAAGCGGGTGCAACCGATCCTGATGACCACGATCGCAATGGGCGCCGGCATGCTGCCGATCGCGTTGGGCTTGGGTGCCGACCCGAGTTTCCGGGCACCGATGGCGATTACCGTGATTGGCGGCTTGCTGACATCGACCGCGTTGAGTCTGGTGGTGATTCCGGTGGTTTATACCGCTATCGACGATATTTTGAGTCTTGCCCACCGTATTGTTACTTTGGTACGGCACTGGAGAAGCGATGGCGAGTTAAAATTCAACCTCTGCGAGTAG
- a CDS encoding efflux RND transporter periplasmic adaptor subunit: MNIHQTFSLPTWIAGLTLAGLSIALPALTSAPAPAAIAARSKAVLAVETLTPSRQDWPTTIKVNGAVAAWQEAKIGAEIGSLRIKQVLVDVGDRVKRGQDLAVLADDTVVAELHKQQASVDKSRANLAKARADAARAREIQDSGALSSQKIDEYVIAEQTARADLALAEAELENQRIRLRQTHIVASDDGVISARSAGLGDVVAAGTELFRLVRQGRVEWRAEVNAQQLAQIRPGQTVELSLADGGRVSGTVRMTAPTVDDTTRNALVYVDIPSAAAKPGMYLQGSIAVADHAALAVPQTALVLRDGRDYLFEIAAPSGAADPNAKSVIQRSVVTGRRVGDWVEIREGIAADARLVASGGAFLKDGDIVSVTPKI, encoded by the coding sequence ATGAATATCCATCAAACATTTTCGTTACCGACCTGGATTGCCGGCCTGACCTTGGCCGGACTGAGCATTGCGTTACCGGCCCTGACCAGCGCGCCGGCGCCGGCGGCGATCGCCGCCAGATCCAAGGCGGTGCTGGCGGTCGAAACGCTGACGCCCAGTCGGCAAGACTGGCCGACCACGATCAAGGTCAACGGCGCGGTGGCGGCTTGGCAGGAAGCCAAAATCGGCGCCGAAATCGGCAGTTTGCGCATCAAGCAAGTCTTGGTCGATGTTGGCGACCGGGTCAAGCGCGGCCAGGATTTAGCGGTGTTGGCCGACGACACCGTCGTTGCCGAACTGCACAAGCAACAAGCCAGCGTCGATAAAAGCCGGGCGAATTTGGCCAAGGCCCGCGCCGATGCCGCCCGCGCCCGCGAAATTCAAGACAGCGGCGCGCTATCGTCGCAGAAAATCGACGAATACGTGATCGCCGAACAAACCGCCCGCGCCGACTTGGCCTTGGCGGAAGCCGAGTTGGAAAACCAGCGGATTCGCTTGCGCCAGACCCACATCGTTGCCTCGGACGACGGCGTGATTTCGGCCCGTAGCGCCGGCCTGGGCGACGTGGTGGCGGCGGGCACCGAATTGTTCCGGCTGGTGCGGCAGGGACGGGTTGAGTGGCGGGCCGAGGTCAACGCCCAGCAGCTCGCCCAAATTCGGCCCGGCCAAACCGTTGAATTGAGCTTGGCGGACGGCGGCCGGGTGAGCGGCACTGTGCGGATGACCGCGCCTACCGTGGACGATACCACCCGCAACGCGCTGGTTTACGTCGATATTCCCAGCGCCGCCGCCAAACCGGGCATGTATTTGCAAGGCAGCATCGCCGTCGCCGACCATGCCGCGCTGGCGGTGCCGCAAACCGCGTTGGTTTTACGCGACGGCCGCGATTATTTGTTCGAAATTGCCGCCCCGTCCGGCGCGGCCGACCCAAATGCCAAGTCGGTGATTCAACGTAGCGTCGTCACTGGTCGTAGGGTAGGCGATTGGGTGGAAATCCGCGAGGGGATTGCCGCCGATGCCCGCTTGGTCGCGAGCGGCGGGGCGTTTTTAAAGGATGGCGACATCGTCAGCGTAACGCCCAAGATTTAA
- a CDS encoding efflux transporter outer membrane subunit — MKAAIMTILAGGALAGCSVFPDYVRPAVDTPAQWQVRRAEADGAAERLDWWRQFNDPVLTRLLQAAEQDNPTLNQAVASIASARANLASAEAGGMPSLTENGAFSRSKGGSSSGTSAQTTGTSGSSFNSGITQILSGSLDASWELDLFGKFAFGRQAEQARLDAAEMTRHNAKVSLAAEVASDYVGYRACQLTVTAYQNAIASKQDTARLTGVLAGAGFSSPADAVLAEASLHASESSLIAQRVECDNTVKALVALTGLAETELRAWLDRGGGIPTPTQFRVDSVPADLLTQRPDLAADERKLAAASADIGNAVAKRYPSVSLTGSIGKRKTETTGLTLSSNTWSIGPTVTLPIFDGGELRSKVDSAEAAYASAWASYRSDIRAAIKEVEQALVNLNGAEQRERVEGRSAEQYRQYFRAAELNWRAGGLSLLSLEDARGQMITQEISYIAQQQNRVRYWIALYKALGGGWRAQDTQLSAGETRSEESL; from the coding sequence ATGAAGGCCGCGATCATGACCATACTGGCCGGCGGCGCGCTGGCCGGCTGCAGCGTGTTTCCCGATTACGTTCGACCGGCCGTCGACACGCCGGCGCAATGGCAAGTTCGGCGCGCCGAGGCCGACGGCGCGGCGGAACGGCTGGACTGGTGGCGCCAGTTCAACGATCCGGTGTTGACCCGTTTGCTACAGGCCGCCGAACAGGATAATCCGACGCTGAATCAAGCGGTGGCGAGCATTGCTTCGGCGCGCGCCAACCTAGCCAGCGCCGAAGCCGGCGGCATGCCCAGTTTGACCGAGAATGGCGCATTCAGTCGTTCCAAGGGGGGCTCCTCTAGCGGAACCAGCGCGCAAACCACCGGCACTAGCGGATCAAGCTTCAATAGCGGGATTACCCAAATTCTGTCCGGCAGCCTGGACGCCAGCTGGGAGCTGGATTTGTTCGGCAAATTTGCCTTCGGCCGCCAAGCCGAGCAGGCCCGGCTGGATGCGGCCGAAATGACCCGACACAACGCTAAAGTGAGTTTGGCGGCGGAAGTGGCGAGCGATTACGTCGGTTACCGGGCCTGCCAACTGACGGTGACAGCCTATCAAAACGCGATCGCTTCGAAGCAAGATACCGCGCGCTTGACCGGCGTCCTGGCCGGCGCGGGTTTTTCGTCGCCGGCCGACGCGGTCCTGGCCGAGGCCAGCCTGCACGCCAGCGAATCCAGTCTGATCGCCCAACGCGTCGAGTGCGACAACACGGTCAAGGCCTTGGTGGCGTTGACCGGCCTGGCCGAGACCGAGTTGCGCGCTTGGTTGGATCGTGGCGGCGGCATACCGACCCCGACCCAATTCCGGGTGGATAGCGTGCCGGCCGATCTGTTGACTCAGCGTCCTGATCTGGCCGCCGACGAGCGCAAGCTGGCGGCGGCCAGCGCCGACATCGGCAATGCGGTCGCCAAGCGTTATCCCAGCGTCAGCCTGACCGGTTCGATCGGCAAGCGCAAAACCGAAACCACCGGCTTGACCTTGAGCAGCAACACCTGGTCGATCGGCCCGACCGTGACCTTGCCGATCTTCGACGGCGGCGAATTGCGCTCCAAGGTCGATAGCGCCGAAGCCGCCTATGCCAGCGCATGGGCCAGTTACCGGAGCGATATTCGCGCCGCGATCAAGGAAGTCGAGCAAGCCTTGGTCAATCTGAACGGCGCCGAGCAACGGGAACGCGTCGAAGGCCGTAGCGCCGAGCAATACCGCCAGTATTTTCGGGCGGCCGAGCTGAATTGGCGGGCCGGCGGGCTGAGTCTGCTGTCGTTGGAAGATGCGCGCGGGCAAATGATCACGCAAGAAATCAGTTACATCGCGCAACAACAAAATCGCGTGCGGTATTGGATCGCGTTGTACAAGGCTTTGGGCGGCGGTTGGCGCGCCCAGGATACTCAATTGAGCGCGGGCGAGACCCGAAGCGAGGAGTCACTATGA
- a CDS encoding TetR/AcrR family transcriptional regulator has translation MTATTLNKPKVGRPKAGTEAERNDHLLDQALVLFMREGYAAASIAKIAVAAGVSTRTIYERYKNKAELMLASVDRLVETDISEMQGIENLQDLSCRDGLIALGEKLLGKVMQPDMISFYRMGVAEACRFPELSDLIKNTGPKRIQEMIAAYLHRHAGDTVLSAAEFEPAAALFLEMLIAEPRNKALFGILEADWDARAHVEFVVQVFLYGIAGRRPS, from the coding sequence ATGACAGCGACAACGCTTAACAAACCCAAGGTGGGCCGGCCGAAAGCCGGTACCGAAGCAGAGCGCAACGATCATTTGCTGGATCAGGCACTGGTGTTGTTCATGCGCGAGGGCTATGCCGCCGCCAGCATCGCCAAAATCGCGGTGGCGGCCGGGGTTTCGACACGGACCATTTACGAACGCTATAAAAACAAAGCGGAATTAATGCTGGCGTCAGTCGATAGGCTGGTCGAAACCGACATTTCCGAAATGCAAGGTATCGAAAATTTACAGGATCTGTCGTGCCGCGACGGCTTGATCGCGCTCGGCGAAAAGCTGCTGGGCAAAGTCATGCAGCCCGACATGATCTCGTTTTACCGGATGGGCGTCGCCGAAGCCTGCCGGTTTCCGGAACTGAGTGATTTGATCAAGAACACCGGCCCCAAGCGCATTCAAGAGATGATCGCCGCTTACCTGCACCGGCACGCCGGGGATACCGTGCTGTCGGCAGCGGAGTTCGAACCGGCGGCGGCCTTGTTTTTGGAAATGTTGATTGCCGAGCCACGAAACAAAGCCCTGTTCGGCATTTTGGAGGCCGACTGGGATGCTCGCGCCCACGTCGAATTCGTAGTGCAGGTGTTTTTATACGGCATTGCCGGCCGGAGGCCGTCATGA
- a CDS encoding VacJ family lipoprotein, producing MRTETFCAVGALALLSACASTPTTDPRDPYENYNRKVQSFNDGLDDYVMKPVAEGYKWLMPDFADQGISNFFSNIGEIGVIANDALQGNFSQSGEDSARFLLNTTAGLGGFIDVGAMLDLPKHDESFDKTLAVWGVDTGSYLVLPLVGPSSTRGLGGLAGDAAFNPTTYLGVSFAVSGVSGAVRAIDKRADNLEKGKIIDEAAIDRYEFFKNAYFSRKNYSVDIGDAQEAPLLELNGSAD from the coding sequence ATGAGAACTGAAACATTTTGCGCGGTCGGCGCGCTGGCTCTGCTATCCGCTTGCGCTTCAACGCCGACAACGGACCCTAGAGACCCGTACGAAAACTACAACAGAAAAGTTCAGTCGTTTAACGACGGTCTGGATGATTATGTGATGAAACCGGTGGCGGAGGGCTACAAGTGGCTGATGCCGGATTTCGCCGATCAAGGGATTAGTAATTTCTTTAGCAATATCGGCGAAATCGGTGTGATCGCCAACGATGCCTTGCAAGGCAATTTTTCTCAATCGGGTGAGGATAGCGCCAGATTCCTACTCAACACGACCGCCGGCTTGGGCGGCTTCATTGATGTAGGCGCCATGCTGGATTTACCCAAACACGACGAAAGTTTCGATAAAACACTGGCAGTATGGGGGGTGGACACCGGTTCATATTTGGTGTTGCCGTTGGTCGGTCCCAGCTCGACTCGCGGTCTGGGCGGCTTAGCGGGCGATGCCGCGTTCAATCCGACGACCTACCTTGGCGTGTCGTTTGCTGTATCTGGGGTTTCGGGAGCGGTCCGGGCGATCGATAAACGTGCCGACAATTTGGAAAAAGGAAAAATCATCGACGAAGCGGCGATAGATCGTTATGAGTTTTTCAAAAATGCCTATTTTTCTCGAAAAAATTATTCAGTCGACATAGGCGATGCTCAGGAAGCACCGCTATTGGAGCTCAACGGTTCCGCGGACTGA
- a CDS encoding TetR/AcrR family transcriptional regulator, whose product MRKKSPERRQTILDAAKITFEKLGFERATMSDIATLAGVSKATLYSYFSAKNELFLELVESSADHHKGMLQKICEGESPYVYNDELRLTVALLQPSEDIATTLKAVGERVLSTFFTPQKLAVRRMIIAASGSGEIGKLFFERGPALGMKYLEDYFAAAIEAGRLRSADPRIAAVHFRGLLESEVYEPWLLNILHELPPDLIHDVVARAVEVFMRAYGPEGS is encoded by the coding sequence TTGAGAAAAAAAAGCCCGGAACGTCGTCAGACTATTTTGGATGCGGCAAAGATTACATTTGAGAAATTAGGTTTCGAACGCGCGACGATGTCGGATATCGCAACCTTGGCTGGTGTGTCCAAAGCCACTTTATATAGCTATTTCAGCGCCAAGAATGAGTTGTTCCTGGAATTGGTGGAGTCCTCCGCCGACCACCACAAGGGAATGTTGCAGAAGATATGCGAGGGCGAATCGCCATACGTTTACAACGATGAATTGCGTTTGACGGTTGCATTGCTTCAACCCTCCGAGGACATTGCCACAACGCTAAAGGCAGTAGGTGAACGCGTGCTGAGCACGTTCTTCACGCCACAAAAATTAGCGGTAAGACGCATGATTATTGCCGCGTCGGGTAGTGGGGAGATCGGTAAGCTTTTTTTCGAGCGCGGCCCGGCATTGGGCATGAAATATCTGGAAGATTATTTTGCCGCCGCCATCGAAGCCGGCCGGTTGCGTTCGGCGGACCCGCGGATTGCAGCGGTGCATTTTCGCGGCTTATTGGAGTCGGAAGTATACGAACCTTGGTTGCTGAACATCTTGCATGAACTACCACCTGACTTGATTCATGATGTGGTCGCTCGTGCCGTCGAAGTTTTCATGAGGGCGTATGGGCCAGAGGGCAGCTAA